One region of Eurosta solidaginis isolate ZX-2024a chromosome X, ASM4086904v1, whole genome shotgun sequence genomic DNA includes:
- the LOC137234636 gene encoding cysteine desulfurase, mitochondrial-like: protein MHMHLGDDRITSRLSHGICNGYPEQTYFGLLNLSLLMALKDMALSGASACTSASLEPLDVLRAIGIDEDLAHSSVRIVIGRFTTIEEVDYIADKYIKHVERLREMSPLWEIVQERIDLKNIQ from the exons ATGCATATGCATTTAGGTG atgatcgcatcacttcaagattatcacatggtatatgtaatggttATCCAGAGCAAACGTAttttggtttattaaatttatcattactgatGGCCTTAAAAGATATGGCGTTGTCTggtgcctcagcatgtacttcaGCATCACTGGAACCTTTGGACGTACTACGTGCGATTGGAAttgatgaggatttggcacatagttcagtaag gatTGTTATTGGtcgttttaccaccattgaagaggttgattatattgcCGATAAAtacatcaaacatgtcgaacgtttacgtgaaatgtctccattatgggagataGTGCAAGAAcgaattgatttgaaaaatatccaatga